A region of Toxorhynchites rutilus septentrionalis strain SRP chromosome 1, ASM2978413v1, whole genome shotgun sequence DNA encodes the following proteins:
- the LOC129763209 gene encoding sodium-independent sulfate anion transporter, with translation MKTQINMDGSYINEGMDCSTLDISMPTGEPHGGLTGSNEFILSSTGKKINPESRLEDVNQWCQRKVRSACSRKMMYKRLPILRWLPNYNVTDAVGDLVAGITVGLTVIPQALAYSGIAGLPAAYGLYGSFLGCIVYILLGSCKDVPMGPTAIAALLTYQTARGNVAKSVILCFLTGIIELLMGIFGLGFLVDFVSGPVSSGFTSAVSLIIVTSQIKDVLGISARGTTFLEIWQSIFKDIHNIRAWDTVLGITCIAVLLIMRIVAGLKVGPNEDELKSKKHRIINKFMWLVGTSRNAILVVVCGAIGYVFQSSASAPFKLIGDIPPGMPSFEIPPFSLNANQTASGRDESFSEIVSSLGSGLIVIPLIALMENIAICKAFSNGKPVDATQELIAIGVANIANSFVQGFPGTGSLSRSAVNNASGVRTPLGNIYTGAIVILSLLFFTPYFSYIPKATLAAIIIAAVVFMVEVKVVKPMWRTKKSDLIPGLGTFIACLALPLEIGILLGVGLNVVFILYHAARPKISVERLTSPAGTEYLIITPDRCLIFPSVDYVRNLVTKHSLRQSLPVVIDCSHVYGADYTAATVIDNITEDFAKRDQPLFFYNLKPSVCAVFEGLSPVDFIVYYREEDLDELMKERAFKPKQVLNA, from the exons ATGAAAACGCAAATCAATATGGACGGGTCGTACATCAACGAGGGAATGGATTGTTCAACGCTAGATATATCAATGCCCACCGGAGAACCCCATGGTGGCCTGACAGGGTCCAATGAATTTATAC TGTCATCGACGGGGAAGAAAATCAATCCGGAATCTCGCTTGGAAGATGTCAACCAATGGTGCCAACGTAAAGTTAGAAGCGCCTGCTCTAGAAAAATGATGTACAAGCGATTGCCCATTCTGCGGTGGTTACCCAA TTACAACGTGACCGATGCGGTCGGGGATTTAGTCGCGGGAATAACCGTTGGTCTTACTGTGATTCCACAAGCCCTTGCCTATTCCGGCATTGCCGGCCTTCCCGCTGCT TACGGTCTATATGGTTCCTTTCTCGGCTGCATCGTGTACATTTTGCTCGGTAGCTGCAAGGATGTTCCGATGGGACCGACTGCCATCGCAGCGCTGCTCACTTATCAAACCGCCCGAGGAAACGTTGCCAAATCCGTTATACTGTGCTTCCTGACCGGGATCATTGAGCTGCTGATGGGGATTTTCGGGCTGGGATTCCTGGTGGACTTTGTCTCGGGGCCGGTTTCCTCGGGCTTCACATCCGCCGTGTCGTTGATCATCGTGACATCGCAAATCAAGGATGTCCTTGGAATTTCCGCCCGGGGAACCACCTTCCTGGAAATTTGGCAATCGATTTTCAAGGACATCCACAACATTCGAGCTTGGGATACTGTACTCGGTATTACGTGCATAGCCGTTTTGTTGATTATGAGG ATCGTGGCTGGACTCAAGGTTGGCCCCAATGAGGATGAGTTGAAATCAAAGAAGCACCGTATTATAAACAAGTTTATGTGGCTGGTTGGAACTTCTCGTAATGCTATTCTAGTAGTGGTGTGCGGTGCCATAGGATACGTCTTTCAGTCATCAGCATCGGCACCTTTCAAACTGATCGGAGATATTCCTCCGGGAATGCCGTCATTCGAAATACCCCCTTTCTCGCTGAATGCCAACCAAACCGCAAGCGGACGGGATGAATCCTTCTCGGAAATCGTGTCAAGTTTGGGCTCTGGCTTGATTGTTATCCCGCTGATAGCACTGATGGAAAACATCGCCATTTGCAAGGCATTTT CAAATGGAAAACCGGTAGATGCAACCCAAGAGTTGATTGCGATCGGTGTGGCGAACATTGCGAATTCCTTCGTACAAGGCTTCCCAGGAACTGGTTCCTTGAGCAGAAGTGCCGTGAACAATGCATCGGGAGTACGAACACCGCTGGGGAACATTTACACCGGTGCAATTGTTATTCTTTCGTTGCTCTTCTTCACTCCGTACTTTTCGTACATACCAAAGGCAACCCTAGCTGCGATCATCATCGCGGCGGTCGTGTTCATGGTGGAGGTCAAGGTCGTTAAACCTATGTGGCGCACAAAAA AAAGTGACCTAATTCCTGGACTCGGTACCTTTATTGCATGTCTTGCCCTCCCGTTGGAGATCGGCATCCTGTTGGGAGTTGGACTGAATGTTGTGTTCATCTTGTACCATGCTGCTAGACCAAAAATTTCCGTCGAACGGTTAACG AGCCCCGCGGGAACCGAATATCTGATCATTACACCCGACCGGTGTCTCATCTTTCCGTCGGTTGACTATGTGCGTAATCTGGTGACGAAACATTCCCTCCGTCAGTCACTGCCGGTTGTGATAGACTGCTCACACGTGTACGGAGCAGATTACACTGCAGCCACTGTTATTGATAACATCACTGAGGACTTTGCGAAACGTGACCAGCCGCTGTTTTTCTACAACCTTAAACCGAGCGTATGCGCCGTCTTCGAGGGTCTTTCACCGGTGGACTTCATTGTTTACTACCGGGAGGAAGATCTGGATGAGCTGATGAAGGAACGTGCCTTCAAGCCGAAGCAGGTACTCAACGCGTAA
- the LOC129763215 gene encoding 60S ribosome subunit biogenesis protein NIP7 homolog encodes MLKRIPEEKTKVLFEKLSKYIGTNVKLLIDRPDGTYCFREMNMRVYYMSERILKLTEGLKKNELVSAGTCFGKFTKGNKFILHITALAFLAPYAQYKIWVKPSAEQQYLYGNHITKSGLGRITENTPMYQGVIVMSMNDTPLGFGVAAKSTTDCKLADPLVTVCFHQADIGEYIRSEDTLL; translated from the exons ATGTTGAAACGGATACCAGAAGAAAAGACTAAAGTTTTGTTCGAGAAGCTTTCGAAATA CATAGGTACAAATGTGAAACTCCTAATCGACCGCCCGGATGGGACGTACTGTTTCCGCGAGATGAACATGAGGGTCTACTACATGTCGGAGAGAATCCTGAAGCTGACGGAAGGACTGAAGAAAAATGAGCTCGTTTCTGCGGGCACATGCTTCGGCAAGTTTACAAAGGGAAACAAATTTATCCTGCATATTACCGCGCTAGCTTTCCTGGCGCCATACGCACAGTACAAAATCTGGGTGAAACCTTCGGCAGAGCAGCAGTATTTGTATGGAAATCACATAACGAAGTCCGGCCTGGGAAGGATTACCGAAAATACCCCCATGTACCAGGGGGTTATTGTGATGTCCATGAACGATACGCCGCTTGGATTCGGCGTGGCGGCGAAATCGACGACCGATTGCAAATTGGCCGATCCCCTCGTGACGGTTTGTTTTCACCAGGCTGATATTGGAGAATATATTAGATCGGAAGATACGTTACTTTAG